One genomic segment of Solibacillus isronensis includes these proteins:
- a CDS encoding P-loop NTPase, whose protein sequence is MLNEEQVRELLGELQDPFLHKSLAETKGVTNVSIKAEKAHVSVRIAIAKTNTPEQMTLQMKIVEVLKENGAASVGIRFEELPAEVLQSFRGQATEAEAQDILSPLSSVQFISIASGKGGVGKSTVSVNMAVALARLGKKVGLIDADIYGFSVPDMMGVTEMPVVKDDRIYPVERLGVKVISMGFFVENNAPIVWRGPMLGKVLDQFFRDVDWGDLDYLLLDLPPGTGDVALDIHQMLPSSKEIVVTTPHPTAAFVAARAGAMALQTNHEILGVIENMAWYESKSGEKEFVFGQGGGPKLADELRTKLLGQIPLGQPDWTEEDFAPSVYAESHPTGKIYLQIAEEIISELNK, encoded by the coding sequence ATGTTAAATGAGGAACAAGTCCGAGAACTATTAGGAGAACTACAAGATCCGTTTTTACATAAATCACTAGCAGAAACAAAAGGTGTAACAAACGTTTCGATTAAAGCAGAAAAAGCGCACGTAAGTGTTCGTATTGCAATTGCAAAAACTAATACGCCTGAACAAATGACACTTCAAATGAAAATTGTTGAAGTGTTAAAAGAAAATGGCGCGGCTTCCGTTGGGATTCGTTTTGAAGAGCTACCGGCAGAAGTACTGCAATCATTCCGTGGACAAGCGACCGAAGCAGAAGCACAAGATATTTTATCACCTTTATCAAGCGTACAATTTATTTCAATTGCATCAGGTAAAGGCGGAGTAGGGAAATCGACGGTATCTGTAAATATGGCAGTTGCACTAGCACGCCTAGGCAAAAAAGTAGGTTTAATCGATGCTGATATTTATGGTTTCTCTGTACCGGACATGATGGGTGTAACAGAAATGCCGGTCGTAAAGGATGACCGTATTTATCCGGTGGAGCGTCTTGGTGTAAAAGTTATCTCTATGGGATTCTTCGTTGAAAACAATGCACCAATCGTATGGCGCGGACCGATGCTTGGGAAAGTATTGGACCAGTTCTTCCGCGATGTAGATTGGGGCGATTTAGACTATTTACTATTAGATTTACCACCAGGAACAGGAGACGTAGCTCTTGATATTCACCAAATGCTGCCGTCTTCAAAAGAGATTGTTGTGACAACACCTCACCCGACAGCCGCTTTCGTAGCAGCCCGTGCAGGTGCGATGGCATTACAAACAAATCATGAAATCCTAGGTGTTATTGAGAATATGGCTTGGTATGAAAGCAAATCAGGCGAAAAAGAATTTGTATTTGGTCAAGGCGGCGGTCCGAAGCTAGCTGATGAACTGCGCACAAAATTACTTGGTCAAATTCCGTTAGGACAACCAGATTGGACAGAGGAAGACTTCGCACCTTCTGTATATGCAGAATCGCATCCAACAGGTAAAATCTATTTACAAATTGCTGAAGAAATTATTTCAGAATTAAATAAATAA
- a CDS encoding N-acetylmuramoyl-L-alanine amidase — MKRWLALIFVIFCSMLVVVYETNASDRRFFLPEPLGGVKIVLDAGHGGVDGGASNGEVIEKDVTLAITKKVARQLTRLGAEVVLTRSTDGDVLSEHAPSETFPTLRERKKQDIFLRETLVESQEPDLFITIHANAIPNSKWRGAQVFYHHTGHEKSQALAQAVQQSIRETMENTEREALAIKNVYLLKKIEKPAVLVETGFLSNEEERDLLANDSYQEKMAFAIARGIENYIHVKYE; from the coding sequence TTGAAACGTTGGCTTGCACTCATATTCGTAATTTTTTGTTCGATGCTTGTCGTTGTATATGAAACGAACGCATCCGACCGGCGATTTTTTTTACCCGAGCCATTAGGTGGGGTAAAGATTGTATTAGATGCTGGTCATGGAGGAGTTGATGGTGGTGCTTCAAATGGAGAGGTAATCGAAAAAGATGTGACACTGGCAATTACAAAAAAAGTAGCTCGTCAATTGACACGTTTAGGGGCAGAAGTAGTATTAACACGTTCAACAGATGGGGATGTATTAAGTGAACATGCACCAAGTGAGACATTTCCTACACTTCGTGAGCGTAAAAAACAGGACATTTTTTTACGTGAAACGTTAGTAGAATCACAGGAACCGGATCTATTCATTACGATTCATGCAAATGCAATCCCAAATAGCAAGTGGAGAGGCGCGCAAGTGTTTTACCATCACACTGGACACGAGAAAAGCCAGGCACTCGCACAGGCTGTTCAGCAATCAATTCGAGAGACGATGGAAAATACTGAACGCGAAGCTCTGGCAATTAAAAATGTTTATTTATTAAAGAAAATCGAAAAACCGGCTGTATTGGTAGAAACAGGTTTCTTAAGCAATGAGGAAGAGCGTGATTTACTGGCAAATGACAGCTATCAGGAAAAAATGGCATTTGCGATTGCGCGCGGCATTGAAAATTATATTCATGTAAAATACGAGTAG
- a CDS encoding ABC transporter ATP-binding protein — MNKQQGEPPVPMRHPGGRFTGPVVKPKNQKETLLRIWSYLRVQKVELISVVIFVIISTLLSLVGPFLIGKIIDDYIVKLDVPGAIRMALILAGVYIASSVLTWLQTFVMIRVSQKTIRRLRQQLFEQYQSLPLAFYDKKQQGDLMSRMTNDIENLNAALSQSVIQIVSSFLTIIGTAFALFYLDWRLALVTLIIIPLIVYATKQIIKRSSVNYKARQRDLGNLNGYIEETISNADIITLFGQENTTLAEFKEANERLRGSAMRADIISGFMGPINNFMNNLGLSLVIGVGAIMAITSGLTIGVIASFVTYTRQFFRPINQLSNLLNTFQSAIAGSERVFEVLDEAKEVADIENAKEKEQYSGDVKFENVQFAYETGKTVLHGIDFEAKTGETIAIVGPTGSGKTTIIQLLTRFYDATGGRILLDGEPIEHYKMTNVRDHVGVVLQDTYLFSGTVRENIRFGKLHATDDEVEQAAKIAYAHNFIKYLPEQYDTVLTSGGLNLSQGQRQLIAIARAILEDPDILILDEATSSVDTMTEVHIQKGLNNLMEGRTSFVIAHRLKTIENADQILVIKDGRILEQGNHHSLMNKQGFYATLQRQLLSQ, encoded by the coding sequence GTGAATAAACAACAAGGGGAACCGCCTGTACCAATGAGACATCCAGGGGGGCGCTTTACAGGTCCGGTTGTGAAGCCAAAAAATCAAAAAGAAACATTGCTTCGTATTTGGAGCTATTTACGCGTGCAAAAGGTAGAACTGATTAGTGTTGTTATTTTCGTTATTATTAGTACATTGTTAAGCTTAGTCGGCCCATTTTTAATCGGGAAAATAATCGATGATTATATTGTGAAGCTTGATGTTCCAGGGGCGATTCGGATGGCACTTATTTTAGCCGGTGTCTATATCGCGTCGTCTGTACTCACTTGGCTTCAAACCTTTGTCATGATACGTGTTTCACAGAAGACAATTCGCCGGTTGCGACAACAGCTGTTTGAGCAGTATCAGTCATTGCCGCTCGCCTTTTACGATAAAAAGCAGCAAGGCGATTTAATGAGCCGGATGACAAATGATATCGAAAATTTAAATGCGGCATTGTCACAAAGTGTTATACAAATTGTTTCAAGTTTTTTAACGATAATCGGAACGGCCTTTGCACTCTTTTATTTAGATTGGCGATTAGCGCTAGTAACGCTCATCATTATCCCGCTCATCGTATATGCGACAAAGCAGATTATTAAGCGAAGCAGCGTAAACTATAAGGCGCGTCAACGGGATTTGGGTAATTTGAATGGTTATATTGAAGAAACCATTTCGAACGCGGATATTATCACACTTTTCGGTCAGGAAAATACAACGCTCGCGGAGTTTAAAGAAGCCAATGAGCGATTGCGCGGTTCAGCAATGCGAGCCGATATTATTTCTGGTTTCATGGGTCCAATCAATAACTTTATGAACAACTTAGGTTTAAGTCTTGTAATAGGTGTTGGTGCAATCATGGCTATAACAAGCGGACTTACAATCGGTGTAATTGCATCATTTGTTACGTATACCCGTCAGTTTTTCCGACCGATCAATCAGCTATCGAACTTGCTCAATACATTCCAATCGGCTATTGCGGGTTCCGAACGTGTTTTTGAAGTGCTGGATGAAGCAAAAGAAGTAGCGGATATTGAAAATGCAAAAGAGAAAGAACAGTATAGTGGTGATGTAAAGTTCGAAAACGTTCAGTTTGCTTATGAAACGGGCAAGACTGTATTACACGGAATTGATTTTGAAGCAAAAACGGGAGAGACAATTGCCATTGTTGGTCCGACTGGTTCAGGGAAGACGACAATCATTCAGCTATTAACCCGATTTTATGATGCGACAGGCGGCCGGATTTTATTGGACGGCGAACCAATTGAACATTACAAGATGACGAATGTTCGGGATCATGTCGGAGTCGTACTGCAGGATACGTACTTGTTTTCAGGAACAGTACGTGAGAATATTCGTTTCGGTAAGCTCCATGCAACGGATGATGAAGTTGAACAAGCGGCAAAAATTGCATATGCACATAATTTTATAAAGTATTTGCCTGAACAGTACGATACTGTGCTGACAAGCGGGGGCTTAAATTTAAGTCAGGGGCAGCGTCAGCTTATAGCGATTGCCCGTGCCATTCTAGAAGATCCCGACATCTTAATTTTGGATGAAGCAACTTCAAGTGTTGATACGATGACAGAAGTGCATATTCAAAAAGGCTTGAACAACTTGATGGAAGGGCGTACGAGTTTTGTCATTGCACACCGTCTTAAAACGATTGAAAATGCAGACCAGATTCTTGTCATTAAAGATGGCCGGATTTTAGAACAAGGAAATCATCATTCTTTAATGAATAAACAAGGTTTTTATGCAACATTACAACGTCAGCTTTTGTCTCAATGA
- a CDS encoding ABC transporter ATP-binding protein, giving the protein MQAVWKLSKYIKPYILFAIIAPVMMVIEVSMDLLQPTILQHIIDEGIAQNDTSYIVKMFGLMIATSVIGLIGGIGCSIYASRTAVNFSTDLRHDLYETITYFSNSSKDKFTLGKLVTNLTSDMEMLQRALTMLLKIFVRGPMMFIGAIVIVFITARELFPILLIVVPILAFCMYYFTALSGKLFHKVQKVVDVVNTKVQENLAGIRVIKAYNRKNHQIEQFTGVNTQLMKRSMAADQIIGVLGPLTMFVVNLGIVAALWMGAIKVDNNTLQVGVILAFINYLMMVMQGLMSSSMVLVQLARAIPSAGRIVEVLEEKTDLTSPSEPETKEIQGSISFENVNFSYLKETESVLKNISFHANAGETVGIIGMTGSGKSTLVKMIPRLFDPDSGVVKIDGLPIENYSLEHLRQSIGFAPQKATLFSKTIADNLRYGKSDATSEEILQALQSANAKEFIDKLDAGTEHLLTQGATNLSGGQKQRLAMARSFIRKPSILILDDVTSAVDSISEKTIQRAIEEQFSDATKVIVSSKISSIRHANQILVMDDGKIAAQGTHEQLLQESILYQEMAKTQAEKGVTLSE; this is encoded by the coding sequence ATGCAGGCAGTATGGAAACTCTCAAAATATATTAAGCCATATATACTATTTGCGATCATCGCTCCCGTAATGATGGTTATTGAGGTAAGCATGGATTTACTGCAGCCTACAATATTACAGCATATTATCGATGAGGGGATTGCTCAAAATGATACGTCATATATTGTGAAAATGTTTGGGCTAATGATAGCGACATCCGTAATCGGCTTAATTGGCGGGATAGGGTGTTCGATTTATGCATCACGGACGGCCGTTAACTTTTCAACCGATCTACGTCATGATTTATATGAAACGATTACGTATTTTTCAAATAGCAGTAAAGATAAATTTACGCTCGGAAAGCTTGTTACGAATTTAACAAGTGATATGGAAATGCTTCAGCGTGCACTAACGATGTTATTAAAAATATTTGTCCGTGGACCAATGATGTTTATCGGGGCCATTGTCATTGTCTTTATTACAGCGCGCGAGTTATTTCCGATTTTGTTGATCGTTGTGCCGATTTTGGCATTTTGCATGTACTATTTTACAGCACTATCCGGCAAGCTTTTTCATAAAGTGCAAAAGGTTGTCGATGTTGTAAACACGAAAGTCCAGGAAAACTTGGCAGGTATTCGGGTCATTAAGGCTTACAACCGGAAAAATCATCAAATTGAGCAGTTTACCGGAGTAAACACACAGCTGATGAAGCGCAGTATGGCAGCCGATCAAATTATAGGCGTACTTGGGCCGCTTACGATGTTTGTCGTGAATTTAGGTATTGTAGCAGCACTTTGGATGGGTGCGATCAAAGTAGATAACAATACCTTACAAGTGGGGGTTATTCTTGCCTTTATCAACTATTTAATGATGGTCATGCAAGGGCTGATGAGTTCTTCAATGGTACTTGTACAGCTGGCACGTGCGATACCAAGCGCGGGGCGAATCGTAGAAGTGCTGGAAGAGAAAACAGACTTAACAAGTCCATCTGAACCAGAGACGAAAGAAATTCAGGGAAGTATTAGTTTCGAAAATGTAAACTTCTCCTATTTAAAAGAAACAGAATCGGTATTGAAAAACATTAGCTTCCACGCGAATGCGGGAGAAACGGTCGGCATTATCGGAATGACAGGTAGCGGGAAATCGACATTAGTTAAAATGATTCCCCGCCTGTTTGATCCTGACAGTGGTGTCGTAAAAATTGACGGGTTACCGATCGAGAACTATTCATTGGAACATTTACGCCAGTCGATCGGTTTTGCGCCACAAAAAGCGACATTGTTTTCGAAAACGATTGCCGACAACTTACGCTACGGAAAATCCGATGCAACGTCAGAGGAAATTTTACAGGCATTGCAATCAGCAAACGCGAAGGAATTTATCGACAAACTGGATGCAGGGACAGAACATTTGCTCACACAAGGGGCGACAAACTTGTCCGGTGGGCAAAAGCAGCGTTTGGCAATGGCGAGATCCTTTATCCGGAAACCGAGTATTTTAATTTTAGATGATGTGACAAGTGCGGTTGACAGTATTTCTGAAAAAACAATTCAACGTGCGATTGAAGAACAGTTCAGTGATGCCACAAAAGTAATTGTTTCGTCCAAAATCTCTTCCATTCGTCATGCCAATCAAATACTTGTAATGGACGACGGGAAAATTGCTGCACAAGGAACACATGAGCAACTATTGCAGGAAAGTATATTGTATCAAGAAATGGCAAAAACACAGGCAGAAAAAGGGGTGACCTTAAGTGAATAA
- a CDS encoding 2-keto-3-deoxygluconate kinase: MRSEGRGRPRGEGEHGNRRSKGAQTFRRGRALEFYRQLETKRSTLKQQLESAELQSIHPVIVGELKATEAIMNDFVGLFQLNELLEETQATEEE; encoded by the coding sequence GTGAGATCAGAAGGTAGAGGGAGACCTCGAGGAGAAGGAGAGCATGGTAATCGCCGTTCAAAGGGTGCCCAAACTTTCAGGCGCGGGCGTGCGCTGGAGTTTTACCGTCAACTCGAAACGAAACGTTCAACATTGAAACAACAGCTGGAGTCTGCCGAGTTGCAATCGATTCATCCTGTAATTGTTGGAGAACTGAAAGCGACCGAAGCAATTATGAATGATTTTGTAGGCTTGTTTCAGTTGAATGAATTATTGGAAGAAACACAGGCAACAGAAGAGGAATAA
- a CDS encoding C45 family autoproteolytic acyltransferase/hydolase, with protein sequence MKNVTSDIIQFRGSHYEFGIYQGELLKNSPLLSNREELYKKLDHRFSIDKSYVKQLLARFGPGIEEEIEGLAYTLGYKEEQALLHYGGYYAAHKKSGCSITTSPSYMIRNYDNDPESYDGRFVLYEPTDGGYATLGPSMQITGRMDGMNEKGLVVGYNFVNTKNSADGFVCNMIGRLLLERCATVEEGISLLKNIPHKHSFNYVLLDAEQTMVAVEASPRNVAVRDATACTNHFKVLTDENRYRTEDSLSREYIISNAQANPLTFESAFKLMNGIENGVFATKYGAWDGTLHTVGYIPAEGKCIFALGGDALPVVFDFKAWLSGTHLPLSKIKGKLHATNGFANE encoded by the coding sequence ATGAAAAATGTGACGAGCGATATTATACAATTTAGAGGATCGCATTATGAGTTTGGTATATATCAGGGAGAGCTTTTAAAGAATTCTCCTCTGCTTTCTAATAGAGAAGAACTTTATAAAAAATTGGATCATAGATTTTCTATAGATAAATCATATGTTAAACAACTTTTAGCACGTTTCGGTCCAGGAATTGAAGAGGAAATTGAAGGCCTCGCTTATACACTTGGTTATAAGGAAGAACAGGCTTTACTTCATTATGGTGGATATTATGCCGCACACAAAAAAAGCGGATGTTCTATTACGACAAGTCCTTCTTATATGATCCGCAACTATGACAATGACCCCGAAAGCTATGATGGACGTTTTGTGTTATATGAACCAACTGACGGTGGCTACGCGACACTCGGACCTTCCATGCAAATTACAGGGCGCATGGATGGAATGAATGAAAAAGGACTCGTTGTTGGTTATAACTTTGTAAATACGAAAAACAGTGCGGATGGCTTTGTATGCAATATGATCGGGCGTCTTTTACTGGAGCGTTGCGCAACTGTTGAAGAGGGAATTTCATTACTAAAAAATATTCCCCATAAGCATTCATTTAATTATGTATTACTGGATGCGGAGCAAACGATGGTGGCAGTAGAAGCATCTCCACGCAATGTAGCCGTACGGGACGCAACTGCCTGCACGAATCACTTTAAAGTCCTGACAGACGAAAATCGGTATCGAACGGAGGATTCCTTATCGCGTGAATACATTATTTCGAATGCCCAGGCAAATCCGCTTACTTTTGAAAGTGCGTTTAAATTAATGAATGGTATCGAAAATGGTGTCTTTGCGACAAAATACGGAGCATGGGATGGTACACTTCATACGGTTGGCTATATACCAGCTGAAGGTAAATGTATTTTTGCTTTAGGTGGGGATGCGTTGCCTGTAGTGTTTGATTTTAAAGCGTGGCTAAGTGGAACTCACCTGCCTCTCTCAAAAATTAAAGGCAAACTTCATGCAACAAACGGCTTTGCAAATGAATAA
- the rpsI gene encoding 30S ribosomal protein S9, with product MAQVQYIGTGRRKSSTARVRLVPGEGKVVINNRDVSDYLPYETLHLIINQPLVATETKGSYDVHVNVNGGGFTGQAGAIRHGIARALLQVDPDFRPALKSAGLLTRDSRMKERKKPGLRGARRAPQFSKR from the coding sequence TTGGCACAAGTACAATACATCGGCACAGGTCGCCGTAAAAGCTCAACTGCTCGCGTACGTTTAGTACCAGGCGAAGGTAAAGTAGTAATCAACAACCGTGATGTTTCAGATTACCTACCATACGAAACTTTACACTTAATTATCAACCAACCATTAGTAGCTACAGAAACTAAAGGTTCATATGACGTTCACGTTAACGTAAACGGTGGTGGATTCACAGGTCAAGCTGGAGCAATCCGTCACGGTATCGCACGTGCATTATTACAAGTTGATCCAGACTTCCGCCCAGCTTTAAAATCAGCGGGTCTATTAACTCGTGATTCACGTATGAAAGAGCGTAAAAAACCAGGTCTACGCGGCGCTCGTCGTGCACCTCAGTTCTCAAAACGTTAA
- the rplM gene encoding 50S ribosomal protein L13, translated as MRTTFMAKGQEVERKWLVVDAEGQTLGRLASEVASILRGKHKPTFTPNVDTGDHVIIINADKIELTGNKLQKKIYYRHTQFSGGLKQRTAGEMKEKYPTQMLELAIKGMLPKNSLGRQMFSKLNVYTGSEHPHAAQKPEAYELRG; from the coding sequence ATGCGCACAACTTTCATGGCTAAAGGTCAAGAAGTAGAACGTAAATGGTTAGTAGTTGACGCAGAAGGCCAAACGTTAGGTCGTTTAGCTTCTGAAGTAGCTTCTATCTTACGCGGTAAACATAAACCAACTTTCACACCAAACGTTGATACAGGAGATCATGTGATCATCATCAACGCTGATAAAATTGAGTTAACAGGTAACAAATTACAAAAGAAAATTTACTACCGTCACACTCAATTCTCTGGTGGTTTAAAACAACGTACAGCTGGTGAAATGAAGGAAAAATACCCAACTCAAATGCTTGAGTTAGCAATTAAAGGTATGCTTCCAAAGAACTCTTTAGGTCGTCAAATGTTCTCTAAATTGAACGTTTACACTGGTTCTGAACACCCACATGCTGCACAAAAACCAGAAGCTTACGAGTTACGTGGTTAA
- the truA gene encoding tRNA pseudouridine(38-40) synthase TruA: protein MVRLKATISYDGTGFAGYQVQPGERTVQLEIEKVLTTMHKGTHVKITASGRTDARVHATGQVIHFDTALAIPPEKFQKALNVQLPRDIRVLHMEQVREDFHARYDVSGKRYRYIWDCSAVQSPFRRHYTVETGGVKPNVEAMREAAQAIVGTHDFSCFCAANTSVVDKVRTVEALELSWQGEELHMTISGNGFLYNMVRIIAGTLWEVGIGRREASSLEKTIASMDRAQAGKTAPAHGLYLEQVFYQD, encoded by the coding sequence ATGGTGAGATTAAAAGCAACGATTAGCTATGACGGTACTGGTTTTGCCGGCTATCAAGTACAGCCGGGTGAGCGTACAGTACAGCTTGAAATCGAAAAAGTATTAACAACAATGCATAAAGGGACACACGTTAAAATTACAGCAAGCGGCCGTACAGATGCGCGGGTTCATGCAACTGGACAGGTTATACATTTTGATACCGCTCTTGCAATCCCACCTGAAAAATTTCAAAAAGCATTAAATGTCCAATTGCCGCGTGATATTCGTGTACTTCATATGGAGCAAGTAAGGGAAGACTTTCATGCCCGCTATGATGTATCAGGCAAGCGTTATCGGTATATTTGGGATTGCAGCGCTGTTCAAAGCCCGTTTAGAAGGCATTATACAGTCGAGACAGGTGGAGTGAAGCCGAATGTAGAGGCAATGCGTGAAGCAGCACAAGCAATTGTCGGGACACATGACTTCAGCTGCTTTTGCGCGGCAAATACGAGTGTTGTAGATAAAGTGCGTACGGTTGAAGCACTGGAGCTTTCCTGGCAGGGGGAAGAATTGCATATGACTATCAGCGGCAACGGCTTTTTATATAATATGGTACGGATTATTGCAGGGACATTGTGGGAAGTAGGCATCGGTCGAAGAGAAGCATCATCACTGGAAAAAACGATTGCTTCGATGGACCGTGCACAAGCAGGTAAAACAGCACCAGCACATGGTCTATATTTAGAACAAGTTTTTTATCAAGATTAA
- a CDS encoding energy-coupling factor transporter transmembrane component T family protein: MMEKMIFGRYIPGNSFVHKLDPRSKLLFVFAFIIVVFFANNVVTYALLLAFTLLVILLSRIRLYFLINGLKPVIFLMLFTLILHLFMTREGPVLVDLGFMKIYEEGLRQGMFISMRFLMLVFMTSILTLTTSPISITDGLEVLLNPFKKLKLPVHELALMMSISLRFIPTLMDETDKIMKAQMARGSDLSAGPIKDRLKAVVPLLVPLFVSAFKRAEDLATAMEVRGYRGGEGRTKYRQLKWMGRDTAILVVLVLLGFLLWMLRS; this comes from the coding sequence ATGATGGAAAAAATGATTTTTGGGCGCTATATACCCGGTAATTCATTTGTGCATAAGCTTGATCCGCGTTCAAAGCTGCTTTTTGTTTTTGCATTTATTATCGTAGTCTTTTTTGCTAATAATGTAGTGACCTATGCGCTGCTTTTGGCGTTTACATTACTCGTTATTTTACTATCGAGAATCCGCCTTTATTTCTTAATCAACGGTTTAAAACCCGTCATATTTTTAATGCTTTTCACTTTGATTTTGCATTTGTTTATGACGAGGGAAGGACCTGTATTAGTTGATCTTGGCTTTATGAAAATATACGAAGAAGGTTTACGACAAGGGATGTTCATATCAATGCGCTTTTTAATGCTTGTATTTATGACATCGATCTTAACGTTAACTACTTCCCCTATATCAATTACGGACGGTCTGGAAGTACTGCTCAATCCGTTTAAAAAGTTAAAGCTGCCTGTTCACGAGCTTGCATTAATGATGTCGATTTCTTTACGTTTCATTCCAACATTAATGGATGAGACGGATAAGATTATGAAAGCGCAGATGGCCCGTGGTTCGGATTTAAGTGCAGGACCAATAAAAGATCGTTTAAAGGCGGTCGTACCATTGTTAGTACCGCTCTTTGTCAGTGCATTTAAACGTGCGGAAGATTTAGCTACTGCGATGGAAGTGCGAGGCTACCGCGGGGGTGAAGGACGCACGAAATACCGTCAGTTAAAATGGATGGGAAGAGATACGGCTATTTTGGTCGTACTTGTATTATTGGGCTTCCTGTTATGGATGCTGCGCAGTTAG
- a CDS encoding energy-coupling factor ABC transporter ATP-binding protein produces the protein MDIQLQQVSYAYAKGTPFEKQALHEVDLTIKSGTFQAIIGHTGSGKSTILLHFNGLLKPSSGTVKIGDRMIEAGKKAKDLKAVRQKVGIVFQFPEHQLFEETVLKDIMFGPMNFGVSEEEAEKRARELIPLVGLPEEILDKSPFDLSGGQMRRVAIAGVLAMDPEVIVLDEPTAGLDPRGQKEIMDLFYKLHKERGLTTILVTHSMEDAARYADAVAIMHEGRCVLTGDPRTIFSDHQTLAQFRLEPPRIVRFQHQIEKMMGKPLAKVCLTEEEFAVEIGQAIPKGREQQ, from the coding sequence ATGGACATCCAACTTCAACAAGTAAGCTATGCCTATGCAAAAGGCACTCCATTTGAAAAACAAGCTTTACATGAGGTTGACTTAACAATTAAAAGTGGAACTTTTCAGGCGATTATCGGACATACCGGTTCAGGAAAATCCACAATCCTCCTTCACTTCAACGGTTTATTAAAACCTTCGAGCGGTACCGTAAAAATCGGAGACCGAATGATTGAAGCCGGAAAAAAGGCAAAGGACTTAAAAGCAGTACGTCAAAAGGTAGGCATCGTATTTCAGTTTCCTGAGCACCAGCTTTTTGAGGAGACCGTATTAAAGGATATTATGTTTGGTCCGATGAATTTTGGGGTGTCTGAAGAAGAAGCGGAAAAACGGGCGCGTGAGCTAATCCCATTAGTAGGGTTGCCGGAAGAAATATTGGACAAGTCCCCATTTGACCTATCTGGTGGTCAAATGCGCCGTGTTGCCATTGCTGGGGTATTGGCAATGGATCCTGAAGTGATCGTTTTAGATGAGCCAACAGCGGGTCTTGATCCACGTGGCCAAAAGGAAATTATGGACTTATTTTATAAGCTACATAAAGAGCGCGGTTTAACTACGATCCTTGTTACACATAGTATGGAAGATGCAGCACGCTATGCAGATGCGGTTGCTATTATGCATGAGGGACGCTGTGTGTTAACTGGAGATCCGCGTACTATTTTCAGCGATCATCAAACGCTTGCCCAATTCCGTCTGGAGCCGCCACGTATTGTTCGCTTTCAGCATCAGATCGAGAAGATGATGGGGAAACCGTTAGCGAAAGTATGCTTAACTGAAGAAGAGTTTGCCGTAGAAATTGGACAGGCAATTCCAAAGGGGCGTGAACAGCAATGA